One stretch of Paenibacillus sp. AN1007 DNA includes these proteins:
- a CDS encoding HAMP domain-containing sensor histidine kinase: MAHRKFTLSKKLALLILIAAAVSGLLFVTMQKISNDLIDRYMNSEAYYESETAKSIAKFRQYAAANHLSSTDRKAFGEWVKKENYIMLTIFKDKVLQYDSNYSAEDEAAYGVEPETRYAQKHSYPVMFSDGEGRVTVDGFFSSRYYDIVFTLELLSATIFFLSIVLLGIRRNLAYLRTIHEEIHILEGGELEYEMTIRGHDELAMIAESIEELRKAFLDKLDAIETLQVESRSLVTEMSHDMRTPLTSLIMYLEFAKKEEGEHSHYISNAYSKAIQLKKLSDNLFDYFLLHKEQETDLESIAVQDAIYDLISDQIAVLRQEHFEVRIVGELPQVYIMVNLEELGRVFDNILSNVLKYAERKHEICITFESDPEMFDIRMTNRIKVPENSQESTGLGERIIHRIMNRMQGEFTRKQEGTYYNAIMKFRKSKV, translated from the coding sequence TTGGCACACCGTAAATTTACGCTCAGTAAGAAACTGGCTTTGCTGATTTTGATCGCTGCTGCCGTTAGTGGTCTGCTGTTTGTAACGATGCAGAAAATCAGCAATGATTTAATAGACAGATATATGAACTCGGAAGCTTACTATGAGAGTGAGACAGCCAAATCCATTGCAAAATTCAGGCAGTACGCAGCGGCGAATCATCTATCGTCAACGGATCGGAAGGCATTTGGGGAATGGGTGAAAAAAGAAAATTACATTATGCTCACCATTTTCAAAGACAAAGTACTCCAGTATGATTCCAATTACTCGGCTGAAGATGAGGCGGCCTACGGTGTAGAGCCTGAAACACGATATGCTCAGAAACACTCCTATCCCGTTATGTTCAGTGACGGAGAGGGGAGAGTAACCGTTGACGGTTTTTTCTCATCCCGATATTACGATATCGTTTTTACCCTGGAGCTGCTGAGCGCCACAATTTTTTTTCTATCTATTGTCCTGCTGGGCATTCGTCGAAATCTCGCTTATTTGAGAACGATTCATGAGGAAATTCACATCCTTGAAGGCGGGGAGCTGGAGTATGAGATGACGATTCGAGGTCACGATGAACTAGCGATGATCGCTGAGAGCATCGAGGAACTTCGTAAAGCTTTTCTGGACAAGTTGGATGCGATCGAAACATTACAGGTGGAAAGCCGCAGTCTTGTGACTGAAATGTCTCATGATATGCGGACTCCGCTGACTTCCTTGATTATGTATCTAGAGTTCGCCAAGAAAGAAGAGGGAGAACACAGTCATTACATTTCCAATGCATACAGCAAAGCGATTCAGCTCAAAAAGCTGTCCGATAATTTGTTTGATTACTTCCTGCTGCATAAAGAACAAGAGACGGATCTTGAGAGCATTGCTGTACAAGACGCCATTTATGATCTGATATCGGATCAGATTGCGGTCCTGCGACAGGAGCATTTTGAAGTTCGCATTGTTGGGGAACTGCCGCAGGTATATATTATGGTGAATCTGGAGGAGTTGGGGCGAGTGTTCGATAACATTTTGTCCAATGTGTTGAAGTATGCGGAAAGGAAGCATGAAATCTGCATCACTTTTGAATCCGATCCGGAAATGTTTGATATCCGAATGACCAATAGGATTAAAGTTCCTGAGAATTCTCAGGAAAGTACAGGACTTGGTGAGAGAATTATTCACCGGATAATGAATCGCATGCAGGGTGAGTTTACAAGAAAGCAGGAGGGTACGTACTATAATGCGATCATGAAGTTCAGAAAATCAAAGGTCTGA
- a CDS encoding YqcI/YcgG family protein, which yields MSLLFSSVDMENEELPVELWQRDAYRLFSAKMSDREARFPCIPATQAYALGHLRYGFIFQSGNASPAEQLSKVVSEYGAVSRTFGNYSSLVIFFEQDQEMKDVLTYEQSFWNLLSELRSLDPEAWPEDIPEDPENPLWEFCYNDERYFVYCGTPAHISRQSRHFPYFMLAMTPRWVLDLWNEQPQRASAVAPRIRARLAAYDTVPAHPELKQYGSEGNLEYKQYFLRDDDTTPTKCPFLHSLQREKVKE from the coding sequence ATGTCGCTGTTGTTTTCTTCGGTTGATATGGAAAATGAGGAGCTTCCGGTTGAACTATGGCAAAGGGATGCTTACCGCTTGTTTTCCGCCAAAATGAGTGACCGTGAGGCACGATTTCCCTGTATCCCAGCAACTCAGGCGTATGCACTTGGTCATCTTCGCTACGGATTTATTTTTCAGTCTGGAAATGCTTCTCCTGCGGAGCAGTTATCGAAAGTGGTAAGTGAGTATGGAGCGGTTTCCCGTACTTTCGGAAATTATTCATCGCTGGTCATCTTTTTCGAACAGGATCAAGAGATGAAGGATGTACTTACTTATGAACAATCATTCTGGAACCTTCTAAGTGAGCTGCGAAGTCTGGACCCCGAAGCATGGCCGGAAGATATTCCGGAAGACCCGGAGAATCCTTTGTGGGAATTTTGTTACAATGATGAACGTTATTTCGTCTACTGCGGTACGCCAGCACATATCTCGCGGCAAAGCAGGCACTTTCCGTACTTTATGCTGGCGATGACCCCACGCTGGGTACTTGACTTGTGGAATGAGCAGCCCCAGCGGGCGTCAGCTGTTGCTCCTAGAATACGCGCTCGGCTTGCCGCCTATGATACGGTTCCCGCCCATCCTGAATTAAAACAATACGGATCGGAAGGCAATCTGGAGTACAAACAATATTTCTTACGGGACGACGATACTACGCCCACCAAGTGCCCTTTTTTACACTCACTGCAGCGGGAAAAAGTAAAAGAATAG
- a CDS encoding sigma-70 family RNA polymerase sigma factor, with product MNPVEKPTKGTLFAAKPTFTSLMLTYQSMVWRLASRYFRDPQDRDDIVQETFLRVYTHIEQMNTQKNVVNWIYTIGKNVCLDDLRKKKRQHSAPPPLYRQDNGSSQDAIYEVISREPGPEERLIQSETAAEHKRRINDAFHQIPCKWKPYVYQRYCLEMTVKDISALNSVPENTTKTYLFRGRKHMKQQLMDITY from the coding sequence ATGAACCCGGTAGAGAAGCCAACGAAAGGCACCTTATTTGCAGCCAAACCAACGTTTACTTCACTTATGCTCACGTATCAATCGATGGTCTGGAGATTAGCTTCACGGTATTTTCGAGATCCGCAGGATCGGGATGATATCGTGCAGGAGACATTCTTGAGAGTGTACACACATATTGAACAGATGAACACCCAGAAGAACGTTGTGAACTGGATATATACAATTGGTAAAAATGTATGTCTCGATGATCTTCGTAAGAAGAAGAGACAGCATTCGGCCCCGCCTCCGCTTTATAGGCAGGATAACGGTTCCTCTCAGGATGCCATATACGAGGTAATATCCCGTGAACCTGGACCAGAGGAAAGATTAATTCAAAGTGAGACAGCCGCGGAGCACAAACGCCGCATCAATGATGCATTTCATCAAATACCTTGTAAATGGAAACCATATGTATATCAGCGGTACTGCTTGGAGATGACAGTGAAAGATATCAGTGCATTGAACAGCGTACCCGAAAATACGACTAAAACCTATCTTTTCCGGGGAAGAAAACATATGAAACAGCAGTTAATGGACATCACATATTGA
- a CDS encoding AMP-dependent synthetase and ligase: protein MNPFSQTQQITQLAQQLTQQTQQASMQYQQLLRQEQSNAQQLEQLAQREQQAAQIIQTALQGHQTAIQQLQQISNLAQQLANTSSQHVSYMDQPYNTPNPSIQGQGQSFGHFSNHNRI, encoded by the coding sequence ATGAATCCATTTTCCCAAACACAGCAGATTACTCAGCTGGCTCAACAGCTGACACAACAAACACAGCAAGCTTCCATGCAGTATCAGCAATTGCTCAGACAAGAACAGAGCAACGCCCAGCAGCTCGAACAGCTGGCTCAACGCGAGCAGCAAGCTGCTCAAATTATCCAAACGGCGCTGCAAGGGCACCAGACAGCGATTCAGCAGCTGCAGCAGATCTCTAACCTTGCTCAGCAGCTGGCAAATACTTCTTCACAGCACGTATCCTACATGGATCAACCTTACAATACGCCTAACCCTTCAATTCAAGGTCAAGGACAATCCTTCGGCCATTTCTCAAACCATAATCGTATCTAG
- a CDS encoding barnase inhibitor has translation MKKVIIDGQAIRNLEELRAVLQNEFSLHPADFETMDTLWEALVWHVPVPVTLEWIHFNNSRAVLGLYADQLMNLLYEIDEQLEELFRFSVKL, from the coding sequence ATGAAAAAGGTAATTATTGATGGTCAAGCGATCAGAAATTTAGAGGAGCTGCGCGCTGTGCTTCAGAATGAGTTTTCACTGCATCCAGCGGATTTTGAAACTATGGATACGCTTTGGGAAGCTTTAGTATGGCATGTACCTGTGCCGGTTACGCTGGAATGGATCCATTTTAATAACAGCAGAGCTGTGCTTGGACTTTATGCAGATCAACTGATGAATTTACTATATGAAATCGACGAGCAGCTGGAAGAATTGTTTAGATTCAGTGTAAAATTATAA
- the psiE gene encoding phosphate-starvation-inducible protein PsiE encodes MKTKTLYNKFRKTPHILQALLNICLFFLALALSALLISETWYIVQIVFKSFFTREDSYYEMLSELLVFFLYFEFIALIVKYFKSNFHFPLRYFIYIGITAVIRLIITDHDKAMSTFWWSMAILVMVCALFIANRRKDHQDH; translated from the coding sequence ATGAAAACCAAAACATTATATAATAAATTCCGCAAAACACCTCACATCTTACAGGCGCTGCTGAATATTTGCTTGTTCTTTTTAGCTCTCGCTCTCAGTGCACTATTGATTAGTGAGACATGGTATATCGTTCAAATCGTGTTTAAATCCTTTTTCACTCGCGAAGATAGTTACTATGAGATGTTGTCCGAATTGCTTGTTTTCTTCTTATACTTTGAATTTATTGCGTTAATTGTGAAGTACTTCAAATCTAATTTTCATTTTCCGCTCCGTTACTTTATTTATATTGGGATCACGGCCGTTATTCGTTTAATTATTACCGATCATGATAAGGCGATGTCTACTTTCTGGTGGTCCATGGCGATCCTGGTTATGGTTTGTGCTCTTTTTATAGCGAATCGGCGCAAAGATCATCAAGATCATTAA
- a CDS encoding LysE family transporter has protein sequence MEIYIKFILIGLAIAMPVGAITVEMTKQGLRNGFLHGWAVGLGGMTLDTVLILAMYFGFASILSIPLVQIPLWLAGAGFLAYLGYDSIRNSDLNLATTDGKAAHAPSSFWRTYRNGLLVAISPGNLMFWVSVFGVVLSDSYQSAGKLSFIIAAVGILCGILLHDLGLLTIVSITRKMMSAKMVQLVSSLAGVLLIGFSFYFLYKFMTALWQYIF, from the coding sequence ATGGAAATATATATTAAGTTCATCCTCATAGGTCTTGCTATTGCCATGCCCGTTGGAGCAATTACGGTAGAGATGACCAAACAGGGGCTGCGAAACGGATTTCTTCATGGCTGGGCAGTGGGTCTGGGAGGCATGACATTGGATACGGTCTTGATTCTCGCAATGTATTTTGGGTTCGCTTCAATTCTGTCGATCCCCTTGGTGCAGATTCCATTATGGCTGGCTGGTGCAGGTTTTTTGGCTTATTTGGGTTATGACTCCATTCGTAATTCAGATTTGAACCTCGCCACTACGGACGGGAAAGCAGCCCATGCTCCGTCTTCCTTTTGGCGAACGTATCGAAATGGTTTATTGGTTGCCATCTCCCCTGGCAATCTAATGTTCTGGGTTTCTGTCTTTGGCGTTGTATTGTCGGACTCGTATCAATCCGCAGGCAAGCTGAGCTTCATCATCGCGGCAGTAGGGATATTATGTGGTATTCTCCTGCATGATCTGGGGCTGCTCACCATCGTTTCCATTACACGCAAAATGATGAGCGCAAAGATGGTACAGCTCGTTTCCAGCCTGGCAGGAGTGCTTCTGATCGGATTCTCATTCTACTTTTTGTACAAGTTCATGACTGCACTTTGGCAGTACATTTTCTAA
- a CDS encoding response regulator transcription factor, translating into MTHRILVVEDDQDIGDLLQESLTRAGYEVLRAKDGQRALELVDDELDLVLLDIMMPGMSGVETCEQIRTYSNVPILFLTAKSSTLDKTEGLLAGGDDYMTKPFSEEELHARVIAQLRRYKIYKEKKESGDTFLVGGRLKVNEHFNDVWKEGQQLKLSDLEYRILKLLMNKRSKIFSAQNIYESVWEQPYFYCSNNTVMVHIRKLRAKIEDDPAHPVYILTEWGRGYRFGTP; encoded by the coding sequence ATGACCCATCGAATATTAGTGGTAGAGGATGACCAGGATATTGGCGATCTGCTGCAGGAATCCCTTACAAGGGCAGGTTATGAGGTGTTGAGGGCCAAAGACGGGCAGCGTGCGCTGGAGCTTGTGGATGATGAACTGGATTTGGTCCTTCTGGATATCATGATGCCGGGGATGTCGGGGGTTGAAACATGTGAACAGATTCGTACGTATTCCAACGTTCCGATCCTGTTCTTAACTGCTAAATCGAGTACCTTGGATAAAACGGAAGGACTTCTGGCAGGCGGGGATGATTACATGACAAAACCATTTTCCGAAGAAGAGCTTCATGCCAGAGTTATTGCTCAATTGCGAAGATACAAGATATATAAGGAGAAAAAAGAGAGTGGGGATACCTTTCTTGTTGGAGGCAGGTTAAAAGTAAATGAGCATTTTAATGATGTCTGGAAAGAAGGACAGCAGCTCAAACTGTCAGATCTGGAGTATCGCATCCTGAAACTATTAATGAATAAACGAAGCAAAATATTTTCTGCTCAAAATATTTATGAAAGCGTCTGGGAACAGCCGTATTTCTATTGTTCGAACAATACGGTCATGGTGCATATTCGCAAATTACGTGCCAAAATTGAAGATGATCCGGCACATCCGGTCTATATCCTTACGGAATGGGGGAGAGGTTACCGTTTTGGCACACCGTAA